From Novosphingobium decolorationis, one genomic window encodes:
- a CDS encoding 1-deoxy-D-xylulose-5-phosphate reductoisomerase — protein sequence MTHNPRTISILGATGSIGSSTLDLVRRNLQDWRVCALTANGNVEALAKLAREFSAEIAVVADETCLPALREALAGTGIEAAGGASALVEAAARGADMTIAAIVGCAGLAPTMAAIEQGGLIGLANKEALVSAGPIMTAAVAKHGATLLPVDSEHNAIFQCLQGNKASHVRAITLTASGGPFREWSQAQLEAATPAQAVKHPNWSMGAKISVDSATMFNKGLELIEAHYLFPVGLDKLRIVVHPQSVVHSMVEYRDGSTLAQLGPSDMRVPIASVLAWPERMEAPCGPLDLAAIGELTFRAPDEERFPATRLAREAAQAGGAIPAVLNAANEVAVDAFLRGHIGFTRIAADVAHVLESYAPPPPGSLDDVLAVDAEARRRAQGLMPCT from the coding sequence ATGACGCATAACCCGCGGACCATCTCCATTCTGGGAGCGACCGGCTCCATCGGCAGCTCCACGCTCGATCTCGTGCGGCGCAATCTGCAGGACTGGCGCGTGTGCGCGCTGACCGCGAACGGCAACGTCGAGGCGCTGGCGAAGCTGGCGCGTGAGTTCTCGGCCGAGATCGCTGTCGTCGCCGACGAGACCTGCCTTCCGGCGCTGCGCGAGGCGCTCGCCGGAACAGGCATCGAGGCCGCCGGCGGCGCGTCCGCGCTGGTCGAGGCCGCCGCGCGCGGTGCCGACATGACGATTGCCGCGATCGTGGGCTGTGCCGGGCTCGCCCCGACGATGGCCGCGATCGAGCAGGGCGGCCTCATCGGGCTTGCCAACAAGGAGGCGCTGGTCTCCGCTGGCCCCATCATGACGGCAGCCGTGGCGAAACATGGCGCAACGCTGCTCCCCGTCGACAGCGAGCACAATGCGATCTTCCAGTGCCTACAGGGCAACAAGGCGAGCCACGTCCGCGCGATCACGCTGACGGCGAGCGGCGGGCCTTTCCGCGAATGGTCGCAGGCCCAGCTCGAAGCAGCAACGCCGGCGCAGGCGGTCAAGCATCCCAACTGGTCGATGGGCGCCAAGATCAGCGTCGATTCGGCGACCATGTTCAACAAGGGCCTCGAACTGATCGAGGCGCACTACCTCTTCCCCGTTGGCCTCGATAAGCTGCGCATCGTCGTGCACCCGCAATCGGTCGTGCATTCGATGGTGGAGTACCGCGACGGCTCCACGCTGGCCCAGCTTGGGCCCTCGGACATGCGCGTGCCCATTGCCTCGGTCCTCGCCTGGCCCGAGCGGATGGAGGCCCCGTGCGGTCCGCTCGATCTGGCGGCCATTGGCGAGCTGACTTTCCGTGCGCCCGACGAGGAGCGCTTTCCGGCCACCCGTCTCGCCCGCGAGGCGGCGCAGGCAGGGGGCGCCATTCCCGCGGTTCTCAACGCCGCGAACGAAGTCGCGGTCGACGCCTTTCTGCGCGGTCATATTGGGTTCACCCGGATTGCGGCAGACGTGGCGCACGTGCTGGAAAGCTATGCGCCCCCGCCGCCCGGCAGCCTCGATGACGTGCTCGCCGTCGATGCCGAGGCGCGTCGGCGCGCGCAGGGCCTGATGCCGTGTACATGA
- the bamA gene encoding outer membrane protein assembly factor BamA — protein MVRSTEARRSSHVAAVLLGTTILAGVPSAAFAQDAAAQSAPTEPAAQPEAEKITSLTVRGAERLEQQTVLSYVKLRIGQPYTKAAADGALKDLYATELFKSVEVTNENGAVVIEVQENPVVNRIILEGNKRIKNDKILPEIKVSPRQIFTRSKVRADVARIIELYKRQGRYAATVEPKMVMLDQNRVDIVFEITEGDKSKVRQINVIGNEAFSDGELRSQMVTKQARFWRLFSSGTSYDPDRMAFDQQKLRQFYLTEGYADFRVVSAVAELTPDKKDFIITYVVEEGERYKFGDVKVESQLRDFSSEKMSQNLPMKAGDWYNAKQVEDTIESLNNTAGAFGYAFADVRPQYDRNKEDLTMGLTFVIREAPRVYVERIDINGNTLTQDKVIRREFRLAEGDAFNSLQVRRSTNRIKSLGYFQEKFEVEQKPGAADDRIILEANVEERPTGELQLSAGFSSLESFIFQASIRQRNFRGRGQTVGLSGSYSRYSRSVQASFVEPYLFDKNVSLGVDLYRRDYNNFNFQNSNRNTTYQQTTTGFQVRAGVPVTEYITAVGRYTLNYDDVSLSENQFYSIGDTGELECDPLRAGRYLCDAIGKRLSSIVGFSLIYDTLDNRVRPSRGETAQVSIDVAGLGGDVKYARLRANAAKYWPLGGGFIFSLQGEGGIIEPYGGDDYVRLTDRFYLGNPQMRGFAVRGVGPRVIRQYYGPDEDGNYTVPGNDSDDALGGKYYYMARAEMEIPLGSGAREMGLRPSVFVDAGAVWGTRRPELSDCGDGCFIGQRDQDGNQLYNVLDDDGNVVGTSIDQIDPDTGATRNPAGSTSYFTENYLGDTWLPRVAIGVGVNWNSPFGPFRIDMSHVLLKRDGDDTRVFSFNVGTQF, from the coding sequence ATGGTTCGCAGCACTGAGGCTCGCCGCTCGTCACACGTCGCGGCCGTGCTCCTTGGGACCACGATCCTGGCCGGTGTGCCCTCGGCCGCCTTTGCCCAGGACGCGGCCGCGCAGAGCGCTCCGACCGAGCCCGCCGCGCAGCCTGAAGCCGAGAAGATCACCTCGCTGACCGTGCGCGGTGCCGAGCGTCTCGAGCAGCAGACGGTTCTTTCCTACGTGAAGCTGCGCATCGGCCAGCCTTACACCAAGGCGGCCGCCGATGGCGCGCTGAAGGATCTCTACGCGACCGAGCTGTTCAAGTCGGTCGAGGTGACCAACGAGAACGGCGCGGTGGTGATCGAGGTTCAGGAGAACCCGGTTGTCAACCGCATCATTCTTGAAGGCAACAAGCGCATCAAGAACGACAAGATCCTGCCCGAGATCAAGGTCTCGCCGCGCCAGATCTTCACCCGTTCCAAGGTCCGTGCCGACGTTGCCCGCATCATCGAGCTCTACAAGCGTCAGGGCCGTTATGCCGCGACGGTCGAGCCCAAGATGGTCATGCTCGACCAGAACCGCGTCGACATCGTCTTCGAGATCACCGAGGGCGACAAGTCGAAGGTCCGCCAGATCAACGTGATCGGCAACGAGGCCTTCTCGGACGGCGAACTGCGCTCGCAGATGGTGACCAAGCAGGCCCGCTTCTGGCGTCTGTTCTCCTCGGGCACCAGCTATGACCCGGACCGCATGGCCTTCGACCAGCAGAAGCTGCGCCAGTTCTACCTGACCGAAGGTTACGCCGACTTCCGCGTTGTCTCGGCCGTCGCCGAGCTGACGCCGGACAAGAAGGACTTCATCATCACCTACGTGGTGGAGGAAGGCGAGCGCTACAAGTTCGGCGATGTGAAGGTGGAAAGTCAGCTGCGCGACTTCTCCAGCGAGAAGATGTCCCAGAACCTGCCGATGAAGGCAGGCGACTGGTACAACGCCAAGCAGGTCGAGGACACGATCGAGAGCCTCAACAACACCGCTGGTGCCTTCGGCTATGCCTTTGCGGACGTGCGCCCCCAGTACGATCGCAACAAGGAAGACCTCACCATGGGTCTGACTTTCGTGATCCGCGAGGCACCGCGCGTCTACGTCGAGCGCATCGACATCAACGGCAACACGCTCACCCAGGACAAGGTCATCCGCCGCGAGTTCCGTCTCGCCGAGGGCGATGCCTTCAACTCGCTCCAGGTGCGCCGTTCGACCAACCGCATCAAGTCGCTCGGCTACTTCCAGGAGAAGTTCGAGGTCGAGCAGAAGCCGGGTGCGGCCGATGACCGCATCATCCTGGAAGCCAACGTGGAAGAGCGCCCGACCGGCGAACTTCAGCTTTCGGCCGGTTTCTCGAGCCTGGAAAGCTTCATCTTCCAGGCATCGATCCGCCAGCGCAACTTCCGTGGCCGCGGCCAGACGGTGGGCCTGTCGGGCAGCTATTCGCGCTATTCGCGCTCGGTCCAGGCGAGCTTTGTCGAGCCGTACCTGTTCGACAAGAACGTTTCGCTCGGTGTCGACCTCTACCGCCGCGACTACAACAACTTCAACTTCCAGAACTCGAACCGCAACACCACCTACCAGCAGACCACGACCGGTTTCCAGGTACGCGCGGGTGTTCCGGTCACCGAGTACATCACCGCGGTCGGGCGCTACACGCTCAACTACGATGACGTCTCGCTCTCGGAGAACCAGTTCTACTCGATCGGCGATACCGGCGAGCTCGAGTGCGATCCGCTGCGTGCGGGCCGCTACCTGTGCGATGCCATCGGCAAGCGCCTGAGTTCGATCGTCGGCTTCTCGCTGATCTACGACACGCTCGACAACCGCGTGCGTCCTTCGCGTGGTGAAACCGCGCAGGTCAGCATCGACGTGGCGGGCCTGGGCGGCGACGTGAAGTACGCGCGCCTGCGCGCCAATGCGGCGAAGTACTGGCCGCTGGGCGGTGGCTTCATCTTCTCGCTGCAGGGCGAGGGCGGCATCATCGAGCCCTACGGCGGCGACGACTACGTGCGCCTGACCGACCGCTTCTACCTCGGCAACCCGCAGATGCGCGGCTTTGCTGTGCGCGGTGTCGGTCCGCGCGTGATCCGCCAGTACTACGGTCCCGACGAGGACGGCAACTACACGGTGCCGGGCAACGATTCCGACGACGCGCTGGGTGGCAAGTACTACTACATGGCGCGTGCCGAAATGGAGATCCCGCTGGGATCGGGCGCGCGCGAGATGGGGCTTCGCCCCTCGGTCTTCGTCGATGCCGGCGCGGTCTGGGGCACACGCCGTCCCGAACTCAGCGACTGCGGCGATGGCTGCTTCATCGGTCAGCGTGACCAGGACGGCAACCAGCTCTACAATGTGCTCGACGATGACGGCAACGTCGTGGGCACGAGCATCGATCAGATCGATCCGGACACCGGTGCGACCCGCAATCCGGCCGGCTCGACGAGTTATTTCACCGAGAACTATCTCGGCGACACCTGGCTGCCGCGCGTGGCCATCGGTGTCGGCGTGAACTGGAACTCGCCCTTCGGACCCTTCCGCATCGACATGTCGCACGTGCTCCTGAAGCGCGATGGCGACGACACCCGGGTCTTTTCATTCAACGTGGGAACGCAATTCTGA
- the fabZ gene encoding 3-hydroxyacyl-ACP dehydratase FabZ — MSEPGELVYDIPKILEALPHRYPMLLVDRVVSFDEESIHAVKAVSFNEDFFQGHFPGRPIMPGVLQIEALAQTAGILAIETLGLAGSGKLVYFMAIENAKFRNPVTPGHLLDLKVSFVQKRARVCKFTGTASIDGKTTCEVSFTAMIADA, encoded by the coding sequence ATGAGCGAACCGGGCGAACTGGTCTACGACATCCCGAAAATCCTCGAGGCGCTGCCGCATCGCTACCCGATGCTGCTCGTCGACCGGGTGGTCTCCTTCGATGAGGAGTCGATCCACGCGGTCAAGGCGGTGAGCTTCAACGAGGATTTCTTCCAGGGCCATTTCCCCGGCCGTCCGATCATGCCCGGTGTCCTCCAGATCGAGGCGCTGGCGCAGACGGCGGGTATCCTGGCCATCGAGACCCTGGGTCTCGCCGGTTCGGGCAAGCTCGTCTACTTCATGGCGATCGAGAACGCGAAGTTCCGCAACCCCGTGACGCCCGGGCACCTGCTCGACCTCAAGGTGAGCTTCGTCCAGAAGCGCGCGCGGGTCTGCAAGTTCACGGGCACGGCCTCGATTGACGGGAAGACGACCTGCGAAGTCAGCTTTACCGCGATGATCGCCGACGCCTGA
- a CDS encoding phosphatidate cytidylyltransferase: MAGADRKAKGSSDLGVRAVSAVVMLAVAGTAVWVGGVLWMAFVCAVAVGVLYEWVRMARRGTQDPMQRGLWNFAGMFYVGVGAAMLLFLRNPAFTLAPLLTVMLSVIAVDVGAYFAGRTFGGPKIAPAISPSKTWSGLIGGCVGATLVLFGAVMLWQGGRITTTPVGPAGGAQACLGSSGDCWYLTASPVAVFAQCLLFGILLAVCAQAGDFLESWMKRRAGLKDSGNLIPGHGGFLDRVDGLLAVLFVLALMILFQP; this comes from the coding sequence ATGGCGGGCGCTGATCGCAAGGCGAAGGGCAGTTCGGACCTCGGTGTCCGGGCGGTCTCGGCCGTGGTCATGCTGGCGGTGGCCGGAACGGCGGTCTGGGTGGGCGGCGTGCTGTGGATGGCCTTCGTCTGTGCGGTCGCGGTCGGCGTGCTCTACGAATGGGTGCGCATGGCGCGCCGGGGCACGCAGGACCCGATGCAGCGCGGCCTGTGGAATTTCGCAGGTATGTTCTACGTTGGCGTGGGCGCGGCCATGCTGCTGTTCCTGCGCAACCCGGCCTTTACGCTCGCTCCGCTGCTGACGGTGATGCTTTCGGTTATCGCGGTCGATGTCGGGGCCTATTTTGCGGGCCGGACGTTCGGTGGACCCAAGATCGCGCCGGCCATCAGCCCGTCCAAGACCTGGTCGGGGCTCATTGGTGGCTGCGTGGGGGCAACGCTGGTCCTGTTCGGGGCAGTGATGCTCTGGCAGGGCGGGCGCATCACGACAACGCCGGTTGGCCCGGCTGGTGGAGCGCAGGCGTGCCTGGGCTCGAGCGGGGACTGCTGGTACCTGACGGCGAGCCCCGTAGCGGTCTTTGCCCAGTGCCTCCTCTTCGGCATCCTGCTCGCCGTCTGCGCACAGGCGGGGGACTTCCTCGAGAGCTGGATGAAGCGCCGGGCAGGGCTCAAGGATTCGGGCAATCTCATTCCGGGCCACGGCGGGTTTCTCGACCGTGTCGACGGCCTTCTGGCCGTGCTCTTCGTGCTTGCCCTCATGATCCTCTTTCAGCCATGA
- the rpmE gene encoding 50S ribosomal protein L31 produces MKADLHPDYHMITVQMTDGTTFQTRSTWGKEGDTLVLDVDPTTHPAWTGGQQRVNEGGRVAQFNKRFGGLSLNKK; encoded by the coding sequence ATGAAGGCCGATCTGCACCCCGACTACCACATGATCACCGTCCAGATGACCGACGGCACCACGTTCCAGACCCGCTCGACCTGGGGCAAGGAAGGTGACACGCTCGTTCTCGACGTCGATCCCACCACGCACCCGGCCTGGACCGGTGGCCAGCAGCGCGTCAACGAAGGCGGCCGCGTGGCACAGTTCAACAAGCGTTTCGGTGGTCTCTCGCTCAACAAGAAGTGA
- the rseP gene encoding RIP metalloprotease RseP: MGVLTTVFAFLLVLGPLVVIHELGHYLVGRFFGVKADAFSVGFGKELAGWTDKRGTRWKLCALPLGGYVQFAGDMNPASASDAGASEAPAEQRGQMFQFKPLWQRALIVFAGPLTNLLLCVAIFAAFTMAYGNRVVEPVIADFAENSVAQEAGLQVGDRITSIAGETVGDVQDLERYILLHPEGRVPVGVEREGRAMTLPVEIATREIDDGFGKTARIGDLGVSFDQPIVAGFTSDSAAEEAGFEVGDRIVGIGGQEVTSFHDVIDLVQPRAGDTLRFTVEREGAELELPVAVRSASRPGADGEQENVGMIGVEARVGRLVPVGPVAAVGIGFARSFDMLDDMVTGLRQIIFGERSVKELGGPIKIAQASGQQFSLGWENFVAFAAFISINLAFINLLPIPGLDGGHLAFYAAEWVRRKPLDGRSQEWAIRTGVVFLLALMVFVTVNDIVSLPIFGG, from the coding sequence ATGGGCGTCCTGACAACGGTTTTCGCATTTCTGCTCGTGCTGGGGCCCCTCGTGGTCATCCACGAGCTTGGCCACTATCTGGTCGGCCGTTTCTTCGGCGTGAAGGCCGATGCGTTCTCGGTCGGCTTCGGCAAGGAACTGGCCGGGTGGACCGACAAGCGCGGAACCCGCTGGAAGCTCTGCGCGCTCCCGCTGGGCGGCTACGTCCAGTTCGCAGGCGACATGAACCCGGCCAGCGCCTCGGATGCCGGGGCGAGCGAGGCTCCGGCCGAGCAGCGCGGGCAGATGTTCCAGTTCAAGCCGCTGTGGCAGCGTGCGCTGATCGTCTTTGCCGGCCCGCTCACCAATCTTCTCCTGTGTGTAGCGATCTTCGCGGCCTTCACGATGGCTTACGGCAACCGCGTGGTGGAGCCGGTGATTGCCGACTTCGCCGAGAATTCGGTCGCGCAGGAGGCGGGCCTTCAGGTTGGCGACCGCATTACCTCGATCGCCGGCGAGACAGTGGGCGATGTCCAGGATCTGGAACGCTATATCCTGCTTCACCCGGAAGGGCGCGTTCCCGTAGGCGTCGAGCGCGAAGGGCGCGCCATGACCCTGCCGGTCGAGATTGCCACGCGCGAGATCGACGATGGGTTTGGCAAGACCGCCCGCATCGGCGACCTGGGTGTGTCGTTCGATCAGCCCATCGTCGCCGGATTCACCTCCGATTCTGCGGCCGAAGAGGCCGGTTTCGAAGTGGGTGACCGGATCGTGGGTATCGGGGGGCAGGAGGTCACCAGCTTCCACGATGTCATCGACCTGGTGCAGCCGCGCGCCGGGGACACGCTTCGCTTCACCGTCGAGCGCGAGGGCGCCGAACTGGAGCTGCCCGTCGCGGTGCGCTCGGCAAGCCGTCCGGGCGCGGATGGGGAGCAGGAGAATGTGGGCATGATCGGCGTCGAGGCGCGGGTCGGTCGGCTGGTGCCGGTCGGACCTGTCGCCGCGGTGGGCATCGGCTTTGCGCGCAGCTTCGACATGCTTGACGACATGGTGACCGGGCTTCGCCAGATCATCTTCGGCGAGCGGTCGGTCAAGGAGCTTGGCGGGCCGATCAAGATCGCCCAGGCCTCGGGCCAGCAATTCTCGCTTGGTTGGGAGAATTTCGTGGCTTTCGCGGCGTTTATCTCGATTAACTTGGCATTCATCAACCTCCTGCCAATCCCGGGGCTCGACGGAGGACATCTGGCTTTCTACGCGGCGGAGTGGGTTCGTCGCAAACCTCTCGATGGTCGCAGCCAGGAGTGGGCGATCCGCACGGGAGTGGTATTTCTTCTTGCGCTCATGGTGTTCGTTACGGTGAACGACATCGTCTCCCTGCCGATTTTCGGGGGATAG
- a CDS encoding OmpH family outer membrane protein: MKTLLKSAALASTLALASVALPGVASAQSGTVVPGIGVADLEGIVFSSAANQTAREQRQTTYKAQIDQANSRRAAIQAQLQPLIQKYQTDSRAANPNEASLQQQAQQIQQIQQQGQQELQQILAPVSLSEAYVNEQIEDKLNDAVKAAMTKKKVTILLNPQSIQAITDGAYSLNQDILAELNTAIPTAQIVPPEGWEPRQVREARARQQQAGQAPAPAAGNTAAPAGR, translated from the coding sequence ATGAAAACTCTTCTCAAGTCCGCTGCGCTGGCTTCGACCCTGGCGCTTGCATCCGTCGCGCTTCCGGGCGTGGCCTCGGCCCAGTCGGGCACCGTGGTCCCCGGCATCGGCGTGGCCGACCTCGAGGGCATCGTCTTCAGCTCGGCGGCCAACCAGACCGCGCGTGAGCAGCGCCAGACCACCTACAAGGCGCAGATCGATCAGGCCAACAGCCGTCGCGCCGCGATCCAGGCCCAGCTTCAGCCGCTGATCCAGAAGTACCAGACCGACAGCCGCGCGGCGAACCCGAACGAGGCGTCGCTCCAGCAGCAGGCCCAGCAGATCCAGCAGATCCAGCAGCAGGGCCAGCAGGAACTGCAGCAGATCCTCGCGCCGGTCTCGCTCTCGGAAGCCTATGTCAACGAGCAGATCGAGGACAAGCTGAACGATGCGGTCAAGGCTGCGATGACCAAGAAGAAGGTCACCATCCTCCTCAACCCGCAGTCGATCCAGGCGATCACCGACGGTGCCTACTCGCTCAACCAGGACATCCTGGCCGAGCTCAACACCGCGATCCCGACCGCCCAGATCGTCCCGCCCGAGGGTTGGGAACCGCGCCAGGTGCGTGAAGCGCGCGCGCGTCAGCAGCAGGCCGGCCAGGCCCCGGCTCCGGCCGCTGGCAACACCGCGGCGCCCGCCGGCCGTTAA
- a CDS encoding PilZ domain-containing protein: MSSYESASPAHAAPTALPTPAAHDDRRRETRHPIRQRIFLRTDGVPIGRAWLLDLSASGCCVHAEGLDLRIGQCLSLHRGAGLAFLTSGHGAVVRWTHADMAGLQFERAIPSSDTLWQGLIATSGGSYTGENPALPLQPDEAPPDS; the protein is encoded by the coding sequence GTGTCCAGCTACGAATCCGCTTCGCCCGCTCACGCCGCCCCCACGGCCCTGCCCACGCCTGCCGCGCACGACGATCGCCGCCGCGAGACGCGCCACCCCATCCGACAGCGGATCTTCCTGCGCACGGACGGTGTCCCCATCGGGAGAGCCTGGCTGCTCGACCTGTCGGCCAGCGGCTGCTGCGTCCACGCCGAGGGGCTGGACCTGCGCATCGGTCAGTGCCTGAGCCTGCACCGCGGTGCGGGGCTCGCCTTCCTCACCAGTGGCCACGGCGCGGTGGTTCGCTGGACCCATGCGGACATGGCCGGCCTTCAGTTCGAGCGCGCGATCCCCAGCAGCGACACCCTGTGGCAAGGCCTTATCGCGACAAGCGGCGGCTCCTACACGGGCGAGAACCCGGCCCTGCCGTTACAACCGGACGAAGCGCCCCCCGATTCGTGA
- the frr gene encoding ribosome recycling factor codes for MAKYDKDDLERRMAGAVESLKGDLTGLRTGRASTQLLDPVVVEVYGSKMPLVQVATVSVPEPRLISVQVWDKSNVGPVEKAIRSAGLGLNPINDGATLRLPIPDLTEERRKELAKIAGQYAEKAKVAIRNVRRDGMEALKTDENKKEISEDDRKRAEAEVQKLTDEQIKAVDEAFGAKEKEILGK; via the coding sequence ATGGCCAAGTACGACAAGGACGATCTCGAACGCCGCATGGCGGGTGCCGTGGAATCGCTGAAGGGCGATCTGACGGGTCTGCGCACGGGCCGCGCCAGCACCCAGCTGCTCGATCCCGTGGTGGTTGAAGTCTACGGCTCGAAGATGCCGCTGGTGCAGGTTGCGACCGTCTCGGTTCCCGAGCCGCGCCTGATCTCGGTGCAGGTCTGGGACAAGTCGAATGTCGGTCCCGTCGAGAAGGCGATCCGCTCGGCAGGTCTTGGTCTTAACCCGATCAACGACGGTGCCACGCTGCGTCTCCCGATCCCTGATCTTACCGAAGAGCGCCGCAAGGAGCTTGCCAAGATCGCGGGCCAGTATGCGGAAAAGGCCAAGGTCGCGATCCGCAACGTGCGCCGCGACGGCATGGAAGCGCTCAAGACCGACGAGAACAAGAAGGAAATCTCCGAGGACGACCGCAAGCGCGCCGAGGCCGAGGTGCAGAAGCTGACCGACGAGCAGATCAAGGCCGTCGATGAGGCGTTCGGTGCCAAGGAAAAGGAAATCCTCGGCAAGTGA
- the uppS gene encoding polyprenyl diphosphate synthase: MGAGEPVGVRHVAIIMDGNGRWAKKRLLPRAMGHQRGVEAVRRVVRGARELGLEALTLYAFSTENWRRPEEEVSDLMGLMKRFILSDLDEFAQAGVRLRIIGDYSAFKPDVVELIDGAIARTASNTGTTLAVALNYGAQDEIARAATKAAAKGPITPETISAELDTADMPPLDLMIRTSGEVRLSNFLLWQCAYAELYFTDVLWPDFTLDHLREALQCFSGRERRYGGR; the protein is encoded by the coding sequence ATGGGAGCCGGCGAACCTGTTGGCGTGCGTCACGTCGCCATCATCATGGATGGCAATGGACGCTGGGCGAAGAAGCGCCTGCTTCCGCGCGCGATGGGGCACCAGCGCGGCGTGGAAGCGGTGCGCCGCGTGGTGCGCGGCGCGCGGGAACTGGGCCTGGAGGCCCTGACCCTCTACGCCTTCTCGACCGAGAACTGGCGCCGTCCCGAGGAAGAGGTCTCGGACCTCATGGGGCTGATGAAGCGCTTCATCCTCTCCGACCTCGACGAGTTCGCGCAAGCGGGCGTGCGTCTCAGGATCATTGGCGACTACTCGGCGTTCAAGCCTGACGTGGTCGAACTGATCGACGGGGCCATCGCGCGCACCGCGTCCAATACCGGCACGACGCTGGCTGTCGCGCTGAACTACGGCGCGCAGGACGAGATCGCGCGCGCGGCGACCAAAGCCGCCGCCAAGGGGCCGATCACGCCCGAGACGATCTCGGCCGAGCTGGATACGGCGGACATGCCGCCGCTCGACCTCATGATCCGGACCTCGGGCGAGGTACGCCTGTCGAACTTCCTCCTGTGGCAGTGCGCCTACGCGGAACTCTATTTCACAGACGTGCTCTGGCCCGATTTCACGCTGGACCACCTGCGTGAGGCGCTCCAGTGCTTCTCGGGCCGGGAGAGACGTTATGGCGGGCGCTGA
- the pyrH gene encoding UMP kinase yields the protein MLKLSGEVLMGSQPFGIDPEFVAEMAKEVKAAKDTGLEICLVIGGGNIFRGMAGAAKGMDRAQADYMGMLATVMNALAMQNALEQLGVPTRVQSAIEMDKVCEPVIRRRAERHLEKGRVVIFAAGVGAPYFTTDSGAALRAAEMKCDALLKGTSVDGVYDSDPKTNPTATRYATVDFDTVLADNLKVMDASAVALCRDNAIPIVVFSIREQGNLAAVLAGEGTKTIVQKGA from the coding sequence CTGCTCAAGCTTTCGGGTGAAGTTCTCATGGGAAGTCAGCCGTTCGGCATCGACCCTGAGTTCGTTGCCGAGATGGCCAAGGAAGTGAAGGCCGCGAAGGACACCGGGCTGGAAATCTGCCTCGTGATCGGTGGTGGCAACATCTTCCGCGGCATGGCTGGTGCGGCCAAGGGCATGGACCGTGCCCAAGCCGACTACATGGGCATGCTCGCGACGGTGATGAACGCGCTTGCGATGCAGAACGCGCTGGAGCAGCTGGGCGTGCCGACCCGCGTGCAGTCCGCCATCGAGATGGACAAGGTCTGTGAGCCGGTGATCCGCCGCCGCGCCGAACGCCACCTGGAAAAGGGCCGCGTCGTGATCTTCGCAGCGGGCGTGGGGGCGCCTTATTTCACCACCGATTCGGGTGCGGCCCTGCGCGCCGCCGAGATGAAGTGCGACGCGCTGCTCAAGGGCACCAGCGTCGATGGCGTCTATGACAGCGATCCCAAGACCAACCCGACGGCGACGCGCTATGCGACCGTCGATTTCGACACCGTCCTGGCCGACAACCTGAAGGTCATGGACGCTTCCGCCGTGGCGCTGTGCCGCGACAACGCGATTCCGATCGTCGTCTTCTCGATCCGCGAGCAGGGCAATCTCGCCGCTGTTCTGGCGGGAGAGGGCACCAAGACGATCGTGCAGAAAGGAGCCTGA
- a CDS encoding prolyl hydroxylase family protein translates to MVTATESYAVPIQAHPAARKVPSSRIEMYILPNFLSGEQCARLIDKIETQHRPSTITGYNGDDVFRTSSTCDLSPRDPDAADLRARLSALSGIPESHAEPLQGQRYEVGQEFKAHTDYFEPDRPEFDQFCSVAGQRTWTYMMYLNAVDAGGATRFKVADKIVQPEAGKLICWNNLRPDGSPNAATLHHAMKVRKGAKYVLTQWFREKPWG, encoded by the coding sequence ATGGTCACTGCCACCGAATCATACGCCGTTCCGATCCAGGCTCATCCGGCCGCGCGCAAGGTCCCCTCGTCGCGAATCGAGATGTACATCCTGCCCAATTTCCTCTCGGGCGAGCAATGCGCGCGCCTGATCGACAAGATCGAGACCCAGCACCGTCCCTCCACCATCACCGGGTACAACGGCGACGATGTCTTCCGCACCAGTTCGACCTGCGACCTCTCTCCGCGCGATCCAGACGCGGCCGACCTGCGCGCGCGCCTGTCCGCGCTTTCGGGTATCCCCGAAAGCCACGCCGAGCCGCTCCAGGGCCAGCGCTACGAGGTCGGGCAGGAGTTCAAGGCCCACACCGACTACTTCGAGCCCGACCGGCCGGAATTCGACCAGTTCTGCTCGGTCGCGGGGCAGAGGACCTGGACCTACATGATGTACCTGAACGCGGTCGATGCGGGCGGCGCGACCCGCTTCAAGGTCGCCGACAAGATCGTCCAGCCCGAAGCGGGCAAACTCATCTGCTGGAACAACCTGCGCCCCGACGGATCGCCCAATGCCGCAACACTTCACCACGCGATGAAGGTGCGCAAGGGGGCCAAGTACGTTCTCACGCAGTGGTTCCGGGAAAAACCCTGGGGCTGA